The Mercenaria mercenaria strain notata chromosome 10, MADL_Memer_1, whole genome shotgun sequence genome contains a region encoding:
- the LOC123559900 gene encoding protein C-ets-2-like, which produces MMLCPYQSIDCSFLDELTCNREFQSFTDFQRCGSYEQIVPGNHDNLGDIESSLYFQSSSLKCDISTDNVSCTTNYDIGSSSGMSRSLPPTYDDHFRSLQEEESRVLTSSPTHSDISLAGMDTNITDLVFSAHNESSELLTDIMECIENVDKTGNRQTNKKAKQSTKVKPKDYEQMMKDAASLLANSGQIQLWQFILELLTTESGATCTRWEGPLGEFRITDPDQVANRWGQRKNKPNMNYDKLSRALRYYYDKHILTKVQGKRYTYRFDFKAIVQSHRSLSGVASSSVLSQINAIQHPPSSKKIAQRVRSRPLGIHGPRPYTATHLSSFIQSLQQDGYTHPTFGQCDQRSWIPNETLRGNESQMSAWYSDHDVFNYSDNFGYGMCYTQP; this is translated from the exons ATGATGCTTTGTCCTTACCAAAGTATTGACTGCTCGTTTTTGGACGAACTGACGTGTAACAGAGAATTTCAAAGTTTTACGGATTTTCAACGGTGTGGAAGTTATGAACAGATAGTCCCTGGCAACCATGACAACCTTGGCGATATAGAATCATCTTTATACTTTCAAAGCAGCTCGTTAAAATGTGATATTAGCACCGACAACGTGTCATGTACAACAAATTATGACATTGGTAGTTCGTCGGGGATGTCAAGGTCATTACCACCAACTTATGACGATCACTTTAGATCCCTTCAGGAAGAGGAGTCACGTGTTCTGACGTCATCGCCAACTCATAGCGACATTTCTCTAGCTGGAATGGACACAAACATTACCGACTTAGTTTTTAGTGCACATAATGAAAGTTCTGAACTTCTTACAGACATTATGGAATGCATTGAAAATGTAGATAAAACAGGAAACAGACAGACAAATAAGAAAG ccAAGCAGTCGACCAAAGTCAAGCCCAAGGACTATGAACAGATGATGAAAGACGCTGCTTCTCTATTAGCTA ATAGTGGCCAGATACAGTTGTGGCAGTTCATACTGGAACTTCTGACAACAGAGAGCGGAGCTACATGCACACGCTGGGAGGGTCCTCTGGGAGAATTCCGTATAACTGACCCCGACCAAGTCGCAAACAGATGGGGTCAGAGAAAGAACAAACCGAACATGAACTATGATAAACTTAGTCGAGCATTGAGATATTACTACGATAAACATATTCTCACTAAGGTACAAGGAAAGCGATACACATACAGATTTGACTTTAAAGCCATTGTCCAGTCACACAGATCTCTGTCAGGTGTTGCATCAAGTTCTGTATTGTCTCAAATAAATGCCATTCAACATCCTCCGTCCTCAAAGAAAATTGCTCAAAGGGTCCGGAGCAGGCCTCTTGGAATCCATGGGCCTCGCCCCTATACAGCGACCCATCTCTCTTCATTCATTCAATCATTGCAGCAAGATGGGTATACACATCCCACCTTCGGACAATGTGACCAACGCTCCTGGATACCAAACGAGACATTGAGAGGAAATGAATCGCAAATGTCCGCGTGGTACTCCGACCATGATGTGTTCAACTATTCGGATAATTTCGGCTACGGGATGTGTTACACACAACCTTGA